A single window of Methylomarinum sp. Ch1-1 DNA harbors:
- a CDS encoding thiopurine S-methyltransferase, translating into MSHRQHSFQGLYNQFITGAFMEHEFWHQRWQQNQIGFHQGDINLHLRQQWSKLEVVPNSRVLVPMCGKSSDMLWLLDQGYRVVGIELSPLAVAAFFSENDLQPTLRQQGEFIAYEIDELAIFCGDFFTLRSVDIGRIDAVYDRAALVALPAKMRLDYAAHMATLLEPNVKILLETFDYLQQEMSGPPFSVPHDEVEKLFHDWCDIELLVSEQILKREVKFKDRGLSQLQEHVYRLVVRESAKKHHCTQRRFLDDAEK; encoded by the coding sequence TTGAGTCATAGGCAACATTCTTTTCAAGGTTTATACAACCAGTTTATAACTGGAGCTTTTATGGAACATGAATTTTGGCATCAGCGTTGGCAACAAAACCAAATTGGTTTTCATCAAGGAGACATTAATCTCCATCTGCGACAGCAATGGTCAAAACTTGAAGTTGTGCCGAATAGCCGGGTGTTAGTCCCTATGTGCGGTAAAAGTAGCGACATGCTATGGCTGCTCGACCAAGGCTATCGGGTTGTAGGTATCGAACTGAGTCCGCTGGCAGTGGCCGCTTTTTTCTCGGAAAACGATTTGCAGCCAACACTTCGCCAACAAGGCGAATTCATAGCCTATGAAATAGACGAACTGGCAATATTCTGTGGCGATTTTTTTACTTTGCGCTCAGTTGATATTGGCAGGATCGACGCCGTTTATGACCGCGCTGCTTTGGTGGCGCTCCCAGCCAAGATGCGCCTGGATTATGCTGCGCATATGGCCACATTGCTGGAACCTAACGTAAAAATTTTACTGGAGACTTTTGACTATCTTCAGCAGGAAATGTCAGGTCCTCCCTTCAGTGTTCCACACGATGAAGTTGAGAAACTTTTTCACGATTGGTGCGATATCGAATTGCTGGTGAGCGAACAGATTCTGAAAAGGGAAGTGAAATTTAAGGATCGCGGATTGAGTCAATTGCAAGAGCATGTTTATCGCTTGGTCGTCAGAGAATCCGCAAAAAAACACCATTGCACGCAACGGCGCTTTCTGGATGACGCCGAAAAATAA
- the modB gene encoding molybdate ABC transporter permease subunit, with translation MFSDANLTAILLTLKLATIVTLVLLLIGTPIAWWLARTHSRLKGPIMALVALPIVLPPSVLGFYLLLAMGPNGPVGQFTQTLGLGTLPFTFSGLVVASVFYSLPFVVQPIQNAFEAIGDSPLETAATLHAGPWDRFFSVVLPLAWPGFLTATILGFAHTVGEFGVVLMIGGNIPGVTRVISVQIYDFVEAMEYGDAHALSALMLAFSFLVLLALYAFKPGKLNPGS, from the coding sequence ATGTTCAGCGACGCGAATTTGACCGCCATCCTACTGACCCTGAAGCTGGCCACGATAGTCACACTCGTGTTGCTATTGATCGGCACACCTATCGCCTGGTGGCTGGCCCGAACCCACTCGCGACTCAAAGGTCCTATCATGGCACTGGTTGCTCTGCCGATCGTGCTGCCTCCTTCGGTGCTCGGTTTCTATTTGTTGCTGGCGATGGGTCCGAACGGCCCGGTGGGACAATTCACTCAGACCTTGGGGCTAGGCACGCTACCGTTTACGTTCTCCGGCCTGGTCGTCGCCTCGGTGTTCTATTCGCTGCCCTTCGTCGTGCAACCCATACAGAATGCCTTCGAGGCGATCGGCGACAGCCCTCTGGAAACGGCCGCCACATTGCACGCAGGCCCCTGGGATCGCTTTTTCAGCGTCGTGCTGCCGTTGGCATGGCCGGGTTTCTTGACGGCGACCATCTTGGGTTTCGCCCATACGGTCGGCGAATTCGGCGTGGTATTGATGATAGGCGGCAACATTCCCGGTGTGACCCGCGTCATCTCGGTGCAAATCTACGACTTTGTCGAAGCCATGGAATATGGCGATGCGCACGCATTGTCGGCGCTGATGCTGGCGTTCTCCTTTCTGGTGCTGTTGGCGTTGTACGCCTTTAAACCGGGCAAGCTAAATCCCGGCTCATGA
- a CDS encoding MBL fold metallo-hydrolase RNA specificity domain-containing protein has translation MQIEFLGATREVTGSCFLLRIGKYQLLVDCGLIQGSHRHERHNHDPFLFDPEAIDAVVLTHAHLDHSGRLPLLIKRGYSGQIYTHRATVDLCAIMLEDAGYLNEKEVQWENRKRERKGLELIEPLYTRLEAREAHRHFRSVEYGKAEEILPGITLTMHDAGHILGSAIAELRLTDGQQTRNVVFSGDLGHRGAPILRDPEAVKRADLVIMESTYGDRLHRSWDKTWQEMGEIISNARSGKGNIMIPAFAVGRTQELLYVFKRYFVEWGIDDWEVFLDSPMAIEATEVYSNHAKIYDRRAKKVYEQSGDPFMLPNLHRTQRSDDSMKINRIKSGAIIIAGSGMCTGGRIKHHFKHNLWREDAHVLIVGFQARGTLGRALVDGAKHIRLWGETIRVKAQIHTIGGLSAHADQQGLLNWYGHFENRPPVVLVHGEPESMDGLAQRLKSEYRADVVLAEFQQKLTL, from the coding sequence ATGCAGATTGAATTTTTAGGCGCAACCCGGGAAGTGACCGGCTCCTGCTTTCTATTACGCATAGGAAAGTATCAGTTGCTGGTCGATTGCGGGTTGATTCAAGGCTCCCATCGCCATGAACGCCATAACCATGATCCATTCTTGTTCGATCCGGAAGCGATAGACGCGGTCGTTTTAACCCACGCCCATCTCGATCACTCGGGTCGACTGCCATTGTTGATTAAACGAGGTTATTCGGGACAAATCTATACCCATAGGGCCACGGTCGATCTATGCGCGATCATGCTCGAGGATGCCGGCTATCTCAATGAAAAAGAGGTCCAATGGGAAAATAGGAAGCGCGAGCGGAAAGGCCTCGAATTGATTGAACCGTTGTATACACGCCTTGAAGCGCGTGAGGCTCACAGGCACTTCCGTTCCGTCGAATATGGCAAAGCCGAGGAAATCTTGCCAGGTATTACGTTGACCATGCATGATGCCGGGCATATTCTCGGGTCGGCAATCGCGGAATTGCGGCTGACCGATGGCCAGCAAACGCGCAACGTGGTGTTTAGCGGCGATCTTGGTCATCGTGGCGCACCTATCCTGCGTGATCCGGAAGCAGTCAAACGGGCGGATCTGGTGATCATGGAAAGTACCTACGGCGACCGGCTGCACCGGAGTTGGGACAAGACTTGGCAGGAAATGGGCGAGATCATTTCCAATGCTCGGAGCGGCAAAGGCAACATCATGATTCCGGCATTTGCGGTCGGACGCACACAAGAACTGCTATATGTGTTCAAACGCTATTTTGTGGAATGGGGCATAGACGATTGGGAGGTGTTCCTCGACAGTCCGATGGCGATAGAGGCCACCGAGGTCTATTCCAATCATGCCAAGATCTACGATCGGCGAGCGAAGAAAGTTTATGAACAGAGTGGCGATCCTTTTATGTTGCCGAATCTGCATCGCACTCAACGCAGTGATGATTCGATGAAGATCAACCGAATCAAATCGGGCGCCATCATCATTGCCGGCAGTGGCATGTGTACAGGCGGGCGGATCAAGCACCATTTCAAACATAACCTCTGGCGCGAGGATGCGCATGTATTGATCGTAGGCTTCCAGGCCAGAGGCACCTTGGGTAGGGCGCTGGTGGATGGGGCCAAGCATATACGCTTATGGGGCGAGACCATACGGGTCAAAGCACAGATACATACCATCGGGGGCTTGTCCGCCCATGCCGACCAGCAAGGCCTATTGAATTGGTATGGTCATTTCGAGAATCGGCCGCCTGTCGTCCTGGTGCATGGTGAACCGGAATCGATGGATGGTTTGGCGCAGCGGCTAAAGAGCGAATATCGCGCCGATGTCGTGCTGGCCGAGTTTCAACAAAAGCTGACGCTGTGA
- a CDS encoding transposase, with amino-acid sequence MLSIATTTFLPLGYSILSADETRAENNRHISLFEQRETTPLSAIPEDSTLRHHFVTQLRAEIIDSHPNRPADSTLFRHYDALINAELEDPIIRLTSTKGQNCPIPLRRIRFIRQEDQKDIILISNDLDSPAQELMDLYKQRWQIELFFEWVKQNLKIKCFFAATVHAVQLQVLIAI; translated from the coding sequence ATGCTTTCAATTGCGACGACTACTTTTCTGCCTTTGGGCTATTCGATATTGTCCGCTGATGAAACCAGGGCCGAAAACAACCGTCATATCAGTTTATTTGAACAGAGGGAGACGACTCCCCTATCAGCCATACCGGAGGATTCCACACTGCGACATCATTTTGTGACGCAACTGCGCGCCGAAATTATCGACAGCCACCCGAATCGTCCTGCTGATTCGACGTTGTTCAGACATTATGATGCGTTGATTAACGCCGAACTGGAGGATCCAATCATCCGCTTAACCTCAACCAAAGGTCAAAACTGCCCTATTCCTTTGCGTCGAATCCGTTTTATCCGGCAGGAAGATCAAAAGGACATCATCCTGATTAGCAATGATCTCGACAGCCCGGCGCAAGAACTCATGGATCTCTACAAACAACGCTGGCAGATCGAGCTGTTTTTCGAATGGGTGAAGCAAAACCTCAAGATCAAATGCTTCTTCGCCGCCACCGTACATGCCGTGCAGCTTCAGGTGCTGATTGCGATATGA
- a CDS encoding BCAM0308 family protein, with the protein MSGKEGNVAKHGRHDRLLKEHVHDPYMTRSKPTDPTVCSECGVVFSEGRWQWLSAIPESPQHELCPACQRIRDKVPAGILSLSGAFFQQHRDEIMRLVDNKVEEQKAQHPMKRLMAVEDQGENVVITFTDVHLPRGVGEAIERAYDGELDIHYTEEAGIVRVYWQR; encoded by the coding sequence ATGAGTGGTAAAGAAGGTAATGTCGCCAAGCACGGTAGACATGATCGCTTGCTCAAGGAGCATGTGCATGATCCTTATATGACGCGCAGCAAGCCGACTGATCCGACGGTCTGTTCGGAGTGCGGAGTCGTATTCAGCGAAGGCCGCTGGCAATGGCTGTCCGCTATTCCTGAAAGTCCTCAACATGAGCTGTGCCCAGCTTGCCAACGTATTCGAGACAAGGTTCCCGCGGGAATCTTGTCTCTCAGCGGTGCGTTTTTTCAGCAGCATCGTGATGAAATTATGCGCCTTGTTGACAACAAGGTTGAAGAACAGAAGGCGCAACACCCGATGAAGCGGCTCATGGCGGTCGAGGATCAAGGCGAAAACGTCGTCATCACCTTTACCGATGTGCATTTACCGCGTGGGGTAGGAGAAGCGATCGAGCGTGCCTACGATGGTGAACTGGATATCCACTACACCGAAGAAGCCGGCATCGTGCGCGTTTATTGGCAACGCTAA
- a CDS encoding CheR family methyltransferase gives MRQKSEKELRCWIAGCSRGEEAYSLVLLWKFILQERYPEMTISLRATDIDPEMILQARKACYVPNSVKRIKNRRASSRQHTLPAPIERIKRSGSAIVGRLRSKPPKTVTAAKLAVVRTGTQVDCQCSLFSVLPLIHLMR, from the coding sequence TTGCGTCAGAAAAGCGAAAAAGAATTGCGTTGTTGGATCGCCGGTTGCTCTAGAGGAGAAGAAGCTTATAGCCTAGTATTGCTTTGGAAATTTATTTTGCAAGAGCGCTACCCTGAAATGACTATTTCTTTGAGAGCGACCGATATCGACCCGGAAATGATTCTTCAAGCGCGGAAAGCGTGTTATGTGCCGAACAGCGTGAAACGCATCAAGAACCGGCGCGCTTCCTCTCGTCAGCACACCCTACCCGCACCTATAGAGCGGATCAAGCGCAGCGGATCCGCCATCGTAGGGCGGCTGCGAAGCAAGCCGCCAAAAACCGTCACCGCAGCAAAATTGGCCGTTGTGCGTACCGGTACCCAAGTGGATTGCCAATGTAGCCTTTTTTCTGTTTTGCCACTCATTCATTTAATGAGGTAG
- the amrS gene encoding AmmeMemoRadiSam system radical SAM enzyme — MSALHEAMFYQSIGAERVLCTLCPHDCRIGPGGRGACGVRYNHGGKLYTLVYDKVVARNVEPVEKKPLFHFHPGSIAYSIATVGCNLRCAYCQNWTISQWPKEHLPTQLEASGQEEEIEPVCPQLNRLETAVPGERVSPEQIVDAAVRCGASSIAYTFTEPTIFFELAYETAKLARSKGLKNIFVTSGYINEAPLRELSAVLDAVNIDLKFFQEKSYRHISRVRMQPILEAIRLYHQLGVWVEVTTLIIPGVNDSASELRDIAGFICALSPDIPWHVSQFYPAHRMSDVPVTPVKTLELAVDIGQQAGLRYVYQGNVPGGGGENSRCHYCGGILIERYGFHVLANRIVDGRCPQCDTQVAGIAMSA, encoded by the coding sequence ATGAGCGCATTACATGAAGCCATGTTCTATCAATCCATTGGAGCAGAGCGCGTTCTCTGTACGCTTTGTCCGCATGATTGCCGAATCGGTCCAGGAGGCCGAGGCGCCTGTGGAGTGCGCTATAATCATGGCGGCAAGCTTTACACCTTGGTTTACGATAAAGTGGTGGCGCGAAATGTCGAGCCGGTAGAGAAGAAGCCCTTGTTTCACTTTCATCCCGGCTCTATCGCTTATTCGATCGCCACGGTGGGCTGCAATTTGCGCTGCGCATACTGTCAGAACTGGACTATTTCCCAATGGCCTAAAGAGCATTTGCCGACACAGTTAGAGGCATCGGGACAAGAGGAAGAGATTGAGCCGGTCTGTCCACAGCTCAATCGGCTCGAGACGGCGGTTCCCGGTGAACGCGTCAGTCCAGAGCAAATCGTCGATGCGGCAGTGCGCTGCGGCGCCAGCTCTATCGCCTATACCTTTACCGAACCGACGATCTTTTTCGAGTTGGCCTATGAAACCGCCAAGCTAGCGCGCAGCAAAGGCCTGAAGAATATTTTCGTGACCAGTGGCTATATCAATGAAGCGCCCTTGCGTGAGTTGTCTGCGGTGCTCGATGCCGTCAATATCGATTTGAAATTTTTTCAGGAAAAGAGTTATCGCCACATTAGTCGGGTAAGAATGCAGCCGATACTCGAGGCGATTCGACTTTATCATCAGTTGGGTGTATGGGTGGAAGTGACGACTTTGATCATTCCGGGCGTCAATGATTCAGCGTCGGAGCTGCGCGATATCGCCGGGTTTATTTGCGCGTTGTCGCCGGATATTCCTTGGCATGTGTCTCAATTCTACCCGGCGCATCGAATGTCAGATGTGCCGGTCACGCCGGTCAAAACGCTGGAACTTGCCGTCGATATAGGTCAGCAGGCGGGCTTGCGTTATGTCTACCAGGGCAATGTCCCGGGAGGCGGTGGAGAGAATAGCCGTTGTCATTATTGCGGCGGCATATTGATCGAACGCTATGGTTTCCATGTGCTTGCGAATCGTATCGTCGATGGTCGGTGTCCGCAATGCGACACCCAGGTGGCTGGCATCGCCATGAGTGCATGA
- a CDS encoding type II toxin-antitoxin system death-on-curing family toxin: MHWFVSFESDPIGSRVSFESDPIGSRDAALLESALNRPRQRFEYTNNPSIFDLAASYCYGLANNHPFIDGNKRIALTIAAMFLEINGYSFNAYEPEAVVIIEDLAAGNLTEESLSDWFSKCSISNA; encoded by the coding sequence ATCCATTGGTTTGTATCATTCGAGTCTGACCCCATTGGTTCCCGTGTATCATTCGAGTCTGACCCCATTGGTTCCCGAGATGCAGCCCTTCTTGAATCAGCGTTGAACCGGCCTCGACAACGATTTGAATATACCAATAATCCTTCAATTTTTGATCTCGCTGCTTCATATTGCTACGGATTAGCCAATAATCACCCTTTCATAGATGGCAATAAACGAATTGCTTTAACTATTGCTGCGATGTTTTTAGAGATAAATGGATATTCCTTCAATGCGTACGAACCTGAAGCAGTTGTTATTATCGAGGATCTAGCTGCCGGTAATTTAACCGAAGAAAGCCTATCTGATTGGTTCTCAAAATGCTCCATTTCAAATGCCTAA
- a CDS encoding pirin family protein, with protein MSIRTLQQVIPSIATSDGGGVKLRRSLGQSQSLRLDPFLMLDEFSSVNADDYIAGFPSHPHRGFETVTYMLDGHMLHEDHLGHQGDLKSGGAQWMTAGRGIIHSEMPQQESGRMRGFQLWINLSAKEKMKPASYQDIQPEEIPQLRLPDGGEVKVIAGSAEIDGKTIMGPIQGISTEPLFLDVRLPAGGQFKHAIASERNAFVYPYEGQIEIGSLGQMRRLKPQSAGILSTGDSIEIRTAEQPAAFLLLAGRPLREPVAQYGPFVMNTRAEVEQAMSDYKNGELV; from the coding sequence ATGAGCATACGCACACTACAACAGGTCATTCCATCCATCGCCACGTCCGATGGCGGCGGCGTCAAGCTGCGTCGTAGCCTGGGACAAAGCCAAAGTTTGCGCCTCGATCCTTTTTTGATGCTGGATGAATTTTCTTCAGTCAATGCCGATGACTACATTGCCGGCTTTCCCAGTCATCCGCATCGGGGTTTCGAGACCGTCACCTACATGCTTGATGGCCACATGTTGCATGAAGACCATCTAGGCCACCAAGGTGATTTGAAAAGTGGCGGTGCGCAATGGATGACGGCTGGACGCGGCATTATTCATTCTGAAATGCCGCAACAGGAAAGCGGCCGCATGCGAGGGTTTCAACTTTGGATCAATCTGTCGGCAAAGGAGAAAATGAAACCCGCCAGCTATCAGGACATCCAGCCAGAGGAAATTCCTCAGCTAAGGCTGCCTGACGGCGGCGAAGTTAAGGTGATTGCCGGCAGTGCTGAAATCGATGGTAAAACCATCATGGGCCCGATTCAAGGGATTAGTACCGAACCCTTGTTCCTGGATGTGCGACTGCCAGCGGGTGGACAGTTTAAACATGCGATTGCTTCAGAACGCAATGCCTTTGTTTACCCCTACGAAGGTCAAATTGAAATCGGGTCATTGGGACAAATGCGTCGGTTGAAGCCACAATCGGCCGGCATACTCTCCACCGGCGATAGCATAGAAATACGGACTGCAGAGCAGCCTGCGGCATTCCTGCTGTTGGCTGGACGTCCACTACGGGAGCCGGTGGCTCAGTATGGTCCATTTGTCATGAATACTCGTGCAGAGGTGGAACAGGCGATGAGCGATTATAAAAATGGTGAACTGGTATGA
- a CDS encoding alkene reductase, protein MSNLFDSIRIGDIDCPNRIIMAPLTRCRASTGRVPNDLMAEYYAQRADAGLILTEATCVSPQGVGYPDTPGIWTDQQTEGWRKVTKAVHAKGGRIFLQLWHVGRISDPYFLNGELPVAPSAIAPTGHVSLLRPQREFVTPRALKIEEIPDIVDSYRQGAENAKKAGFDGVEIHGANGYLLDQFLQDSSNQRNDAYGGSVENRARLLLEVTDAAISVWGAGRVGVHLAPRGDMHSIGDSNSLQTFGYVAEQLGRRQIAFIFTRESLGDDRISPALKKRFGGVLIANEGFNHDTAQQEIAAGDADAVAFGKDYIANPDLVRRLQLNTALNPYDPDTFYGYGLSNPEVGYTDYPRL, encoded by the coding sequence ATGAGCAATCTGTTTGATTCGATCAGAATTGGAGACATCGACTGTCCAAATCGGATAATCATGGCGCCCCTAACTCGTTGCCGAGCGAGTACCGGACGAGTGCCAAATGACTTAATGGCCGAATATTACGCCCAACGCGCCGATGCCGGATTGATTTTGACAGAAGCGACCTGTGTTTCACCGCAGGGCGTCGGTTACCCTGATACACCGGGCATTTGGACGGATCAACAAACCGAAGGTTGGCGCAAGGTTACCAAGGCCGTCCATGCCAAAGGCGGACGCATTTTTCTGCAACTGTGGCATGTCGGTCGGATTTCCGACCCTTATTTCCTCAACGGCGAATTACCGGTTGCCCCTAGCGCCATTGCCCCAACCGGACATGTCAGTCTGTTGCGTCCGCAACGCGAATTTGTCACGCCGCGGGCCTTGAAGATTGAAGAAATCCCCGACATCGTCGATAGCTACCGACAAGGAGCCGAAAATGCCAAAAAAGCGGGTTTTGACGGCGTGGAAATTCATGGCGCCAATGGATATTTGCTCGATCAATTCCTGCAGGACAGCAGTAATCAGCGGAACGATGCCTATGGCGGTTCGGTCGAAAATCGCGCCCGTCTGCTGTTGGAAGTCACCGACGCCGCGATTTCGGTTTGGGGGGCCGGTCGTGTCGGTGTACATCTAGCGCCGCGGGGAGATATGCATTCCATTGGCGATTCAAATTCCTTGCAGACCTTCGGCTACGTAGCCGAACAGCTGGGTCGACGCCAAATCGCCTTTATTTTCACCCGCGAATCGCTGGGAGATGACCGGATCAGTCCAGCATTGAAGAAACGCTTCGGCGGCGTACTGATTGCCAATGAGGGTTTCAATCACGATACCGCCCAACAGGAAATTGCTGCCGGTGATGCCGACGCCGTGGCCTTCGGCAAGGACTACATCGCCAATCCGGATTTAGTACGGCGACTGCAATTGAATACCGCTTTGAATCCTTATGATCCTGATACCTTTTATGGTTACGGCCTCTCTAATCCCGAAGTGGGTTATACGGATTATCCTCGACTGTAA
- the modC gene encoding molybdenum ABC transporter ATP-binding protein: protein MTTLDTIKACLKLDYSGFSLDVDLNLPGKGVTALFGHSGSGKTTLLRCIAGLERAVGSLSVNGSTWQNDKLFLPTHKRPLGYVFQEANLFPHLSVQGNLQYGLKRAMSNGRQFSLEQAIDLLDIGHLLHRKTTRLSGGERQRVAIARALTVNPRVLLMDEPLASLDQLRKREILPFLQRLRDELDIPILYVTHASDEVARLADHVVILSKGQVVASGSLTETLARIDLPVRPDEDASVVLKARIAEQDHRWGLARAEFAGGSLWLRDMGFDIGETVRLQIMARDVSLAREQPTTPSSIVNLLPATIEEIGAGEHPAIKQIRLLAGESPLLCRLTSRSADALGLKIGQSVWAQIKSAAIIE from the coding sequence ATGACAACCCTAGATACCATCAAGGCTTGCCTGAAACTGGATTATTCTGGCTTTTCGCTGGACGTCGATCTTAATTTGCCCGGCAAGGGGGTCACCGCCCTATTCGGCCATTCGGGTTCCGGCAAGACCACGTTACTGCGCTGCATCGCAGGACTGGAAAGAGCCGTTGGCAGCCTGTCGGTCAACGGCTCAACCTGGCAGAACGACAAACTATTCCTGCCGACCCACAAGCGGCCGTTAGGTTATGTTTTTCAGGAAGCCAACCTGTTCCCGCATTTGAGCGTTCAAGGCAATTTACAATACGGCCTCAAACGGGCGATGAGCAACGGTCGTCAGTTTTCTCTGGAACAAGCGATCGATTTATTGGACATCGGGCATTTGTTACACCGTAAAACCACGCGGCTTTCCGGTGGCGAAAGACAACGGGTCGCCATCGCCCGCGCGTTGACGGTCAACCCCAGAGTTTTATTGATGGATGAACCGCTGGCCTCATTGGATCAACTGCGTAAACGCGAAATTCTGCCCTTTCTGCAGCGTCTGCGCGACGAACTGGACATTCCGATTCTATACGTCACCCATGCCAGCGATGAAGTCGCCAGACTGGCCGACCACGTGGTGATCCTATCGAAAGGCCAGGTCGTCGCCAGCGGCTCGCTGACCGAAACCCTGGCCAGAATCGATCTCCCGGTGCGCCCGGATGAAGACGCATCGGTCGTGCTGAAGGCGCGCATCGCCGAACAGGACCACCGCTGGGGTCTGGCGCGGGCCGAATTCGCGGGCGGCAGCCTCTGGCTGCGGGACATGGGCTTCGACATCGGCGAAACAGTCCGATTACAGATCATGGCCCGAGACGTCAGTCTGGCGCGGGAACAACCGACGACGCCCAGCAGCATCGTGAATCTGCTGCCGGCAACGATTGAAGAAATCGGCGCCGGCGAACATCCCGCCATCAAGCAAATTCGCCTATTGGCCGGAGAATCCCCCCTGCTCTGTCGATTGACCAGCCGCTCCGCCGATGCCTTAGGCCTGAAAATCGGCCAATCGGTCTGGGCGCAAATCAAATCGGCGGCTATTATTGAATAA